TTTAACTGATTTAATTCTATAATATCATTTCCTTTTAAGATGAATATCCTTTCATTATCAGTTTTTATAAACTCTTCTGAATCTAAAAATAATTCTTCATATAATTTTTCACCTGGTCTAATACCAGTATATACTATTTTTATATCTTGATCTGGAATATATCCTGAAAGCTTAATCATTTCTCTAGCTAATTTGTCAATTAATACAGGCTCTCCCATATTTAACACAAATACTTCACCATTATTAGCAAATGATCCGGCTTGCAACACTAAAGCTACAGCTTCTGGTATTGTCATGAAATATCTTTTCATTCTTGGATCAGTTACTGTAACTGGACCACCTTTTCTTATTTGTTCTTGAAAAATAGGAATTACGCTTCCTCTGCTTCCTAAAACATTACCAAATCGAACAATCCCAAATTTCGTACTTGATTGCTTAGCTAAAGCTCTTATTATTATTTCTCCAAATCTCTTTGAAGTTCCCATTATTGATGTTGGATTTATTGCTTTATCTGTTGATATATAAATAAATCTTTTCACATTATTATCAATTGAATTCTTAGCTAAAATATATGTTCCATATGCATTTACCCTAAAAGCTTCTGATGGATTCTTTTCCATTAATGGAACATGTTTATGAGCTGCTGCATGAAAAACCACATCAGGTTTAAATATATTAAATATCTCTTTTATCCTATGTTCATTTGTAATATCGCCAATAATTTCAGTTATAGTTAAATTTGGAAATTTTTCATTTAACTCTTTTGATATATTAAATATACTATTTTCTCCTCTTCCTAAAATTAATAATTCTTTAGGGTTTAACGCAGCAACTTGTCTACATATTTCAGAACCTATACTTCCTCCAGCACCAGTAACCAACACTTTATTATCCGTTATATAATACTTTATTTCATCAAAATTTACTTTAATTTCCTTTCTACCAAGTAAATCTTCTATATTTACATCTCTTATAAATCCTAATGACACCTTATTATTTAATATTTCAAAAATCCCTGGTAATGTTTTTAATCTAACCTTTTTGGTATCAATATTATCTATAATTCTCTTTAACTGTTCTGAAGTCGCAGATGGTATTGCTATAATAACTTCGTTAATTGAATATTTTTCTACAATTTTCATAACTTCCGAGGTTTTTCCTAATATTTTAACATCTCTTATTTTTCTACCTATTTTAGATTCATCATCGTCTAAAAATCCTACTACTTTCCCATATAATGGATGTTTTATAAATTCTTCTAGCAATTCTACCCCTGCATCCCCAGCTCCAACAATTAATATCTTTTTACTTACATTATTACTAATATTATTTTTTACATTAATTATATTTTTTTCGTTATTTTTTGAAAACCACCATACTCTACTAAAAATAATAAGAATTGAACCTAATAGCGCTGTAATAAATCCTACAGTTATTGGAATAATTAAATTTGAAAACAATGTTCTTCTTAAACCTTCAATTATAAAAAAGTTAATTATGTAACCCAAAAAAGAGGAATAAATTATAGGTTTAATTTCTTTTAATGTTGCAAATCTCCATACATAATCATATATTTTATTGAAATATAATACAATTACCATTACCAAAGGAAAGATCATTATTGGTAATATGTATTTTTGTATTTCAATAATATCTGTCTGAAATCTAAAAAACAAAGCTATAATATAACTAATAAAAAATATAATATAATCTATAATAATTAATTGAATCTTTCTTTTCATACTGTCACCTTATTTCTCAAATTTATCTAATATGTCTTTTATTATTTCAACAACATATTTTTGTTCATGTATAGTAATTTCAGTATAAAATGGTATTGCTATAGTTAAAGAAGATATTAGCTCTGTAACTGGATAATCCCCCTCTTTATAACCATACAAATCTCTATAGAATTTTTGCAAATGAACTGGTGAAAAATAATTTTTTGACTGAACACCATTTTTATTAAGTTCATCTATTACACTATATGTAATATTTTTAATATTATATAATATTTTTTTCCACTCATTATTTTTTTCAATATATAAAGGTAAATCAACATTTTTAACATAATCAGGAATATCTATTAAATTCGACATCCAATCTAAAGATAATCTAATAACAAAAACAAACCAACTCATTTTTGTAGTATATTTTTCTATTTTAGGTAATACTATTCTTTTTTCGTTTTTAAATAAATCAAAATAATTATTTGCGACATTATTTCTTTTTTCAAGAATTTCATCAAGCCTTTGCATTTGCGCATATCCAAGTCCCGCTGATAATTCATCCATTCTATAATTATATCCTAATCTTACATGTTCTAACCATTCATTAGAATCCCCTCTACCTTGATTAGACATTGATCTACATAATTTACTTATTTCTTCATTGTTAGTAATAATAATTCCGCCTTCACCTGTTGTTATTTGTTTATTAGGATAAAATGCAAATGTCCCCGCCTCACCAAAAGTACCTACATATTTATTTTTATATTTTGCACCAATTGCTTCACAAGAATCTTCTATTATTTTCCATTTATTATTTTTACATATTTCTATTGCTTTATCCCAATCTAAAGGTTGTCCAAATATATCAACACCCATAAAAAATTTTATATTATTTAAATTCTTTATTCTTTTATAAATTGGATGATTTTTATCTTTAAGACTTTTTTCTATCTTTTCTAAATCAATATTATAATTATTTGGATCAATATCTATAAATACCGGGTGAGCCCTTTCAAAAAGAGCTACATTTGAAGAAGCTATAAAAGTAAAAGGCGTTACTAACATCCCATCATTTTCTTTTATATTTAAAGATCTTAATATTAAATGTAATGCAGAAGTTCCACTATTTACTGCAATTGCATGTTCAACACCGAAATATTTCTCAACACTTTTTTCAAATTTGTTCAAATAAGAACCTAAAGCCAATCTTTCACTTGAGAAGATTTCATCTAGTATTTTCTTTTCTAAACTTGTTAAACTAGCAGAAGACAAAGGTACATTCATTTTAATCCCCCTTAAATTAAAAGGAGCTCGCTATTAGCGAGCCTTTTAAATTATTCATTTTTTCCAAATTCAATGGTTCTTTCAACTTGAATATATTTATAAAATTCCATTTCATCGCCATCGCTAATATCATCAAAATTCAGTATTTTTATACCACATTCCTTAGGCGCTTCTATTCTTTTTACCTCATCTTTGTAATGTCTTAATGATTCTATTTTACCATCATATACAAGTTTCCCTTGTCTATATAATCTTACTGAACCATCTCTTTCAACATACCCTTCTTTTAATTGAATACCCGCTATAGTTCCAACCTTTTTTATTTTGAATACTTGTTTAACCTCACCAGATCCGGTGATTTCTTCTTTTTCTTCAGGTTCTAACATACCCTGTAATGCTTTCTTTAAATCATCTATTAAATTAAAGATTATATCATATCTTTTTATCTGAATTCTTTCTCTTTCTGCAAATTTTACTGCACTACTATCAGCTTTAACTCTAAATCCTAGTATAACAGCATCAGATGCTGTTGCAAGCATAACATCACTTTTTGTAATAGCACCTATACCACCGTGAATAACTTGTAGCTGTATGTCAGGATTTTCTAATTTTGCTATTGCATTTTTTAATGCTTCTAATGATCCAAATGTATCAGCTTTAATAATGATGTTTAGTATTTTTTGTTCTCCTTCTTCTTTCATCATTTTCAATGCATCTTCAAGTCTTATATGTCTTTTTTGCACTACTTTCTCTACAAGAGCTTTTTTCTTTTCAACATAATCTTTAGCTTCATGTAATGATTTTACTCCGTATAATATAGAATGCATATCTGGTACTTCTTCAAATCCTAAAATTTGAACTGGATCAGATGGACCTGCAACTTTAACATTTTTACCGTTGGGATCTATCATTCTTCTAACTTTACCAAATGTATTTCCTGCTACAAAATAATCTCCAACCTTTATTTTTCCATCTTTCACTATAGTCGTTGCTACAGGACCCAAGAATTTATCCAACCTACTTTCAATAATAACCCCTCTCGCTAACCCTTCAGGGTAACATTTTATTTCTTGCATTTCTGCAACTAAAAGTATCATTTCTAATAATTCATCTATACCTTGACCAGATTTAGCAGATATTGGAACTGTAATTGTATCTCCGCCCCAATCTTCTGGTATAAGATTTAATTTTGCTACCATTTGTTGCTTTGTTAAATCTACGTTAGCATTTGGCTTATCTATTTTATTTATCGCAACAATTATTGGAACATTAGCATTTTTTGCGTGATTATATGCTTCAATTGTTTGAGGCATTACACCATCATCAGCAGCAATTATTAAAACTACTATATCAGTAGCTTGAGCGCCTCTAGCTCTCATTTCAGTAAATGCTTCGTGACCAGGTGTATCTATAAATGTTATTTTTTTACCATCATAATTTACTTGATAAGCACCTATAGACTGTGTAATTCCACCGGCTTCTTTTTCTGCAACTCTAGTATTTCTTATATTATCTAACAATGTTGTTTTACCATGGTCTACATGTCCCATTATAGTAACAACAGGTGGTCTTATTGTTAATTTATCAGATTTTTCTTCATATATTTTCTTCCAAAATTCTTTAAATTTTTCTTCTGGGTCTATTTTTTCACTTAATTCAACATTTTCTTCGTTTTTTATCTCTTCTGATTCATCTACTATATCAAGTAATGCATTAAACATCATAGCAATCTCTTCTGCTTGTTCTTCTGATAATATTTGACCCGGTCTAAGAATTTTACCTTTTAAGAAAAATTCTTTTATTATATCATTTTGCCCTTTCCCCAATTTATTTGCTAAAACATCCAATTTTAACTCTGATTTAGATATTTTTATTTCTTTTATTTCTTCTTCTTTTTTTACTTCTTCTTTTTTTATTTCTTTAGATTTTTTTTCATTTTTATTTTCTATCTTTTTTTCTTTGGGTTCACTTTTTTTCTTTTCAACATTCTTTTCATTATTTTTCTCCTCAAACAGTTCCCTAATTGCTTCTACTTCATCATCTTCTAAAGTTGACATATGGCTTTTTAAACTATATCCTAAATCATTTAATTCATTTAATAATTCTTTAGCATGCATTCCGAATTCTTTAGCTAATTGATATACTCGCGTCTTAGACAATTGAATCACCTCCAGCATCCGCTACTTCTTTAATTCCATTAACTATATTTTCATCTAAAACACCTACCACACTTATTTCTTCTTTGCCTAAAGCATGTCCCAAATCCTCTTTTGTATATTCTTTTAGCAATATATATGGGACTTTATGTGATTCGCATCTTTTTATTGTATCTTCTTTTACAGATTCTCCAACATTAGATGCGATTATTATAAACTTTTTTCTTCTTTTTGGATTTCTAATATATTCTTTAATGTTATCTTTTCCAAAAATAATTTTCCGCATCCGTGAAGCAAAACCTAAAAGGTTTACAACCTTTTTTTCATTCATTCTTTTACCTCCAATTTTCTTTTCTAAAGTAATTATAACATATAAATTTGGAATAAAGAAATGTTCATTATATTATAGAAATTAAATAACAGTAATTTAACAAAAAATCCCCCTTGCGGAGGATTTTAAAATTTAGAAGTAGCATTAATATACAAATAGTAATTTTCAAAATCATTCTCAAAATCATGTCCTAACTTGAATTTTACAGAAATATTTTCTTTTTTTAATTCGTATCCTATTTTATAGCCTAAGTTGTTTAAATTATCATAGTGCATATCAAATAAAATCATTGCATCGTTTGTTATATCATATTTTGCTCCAAATTCTAACTTATATGTATTATTTTTCAAAGTATAATCAACTAACAATGACAAATAATTATAAAAATTCCCTTCTAATGATATATTTTCATTAAAAAAGCTATAAATCCATTTAACTTGAATATTATCATCGCTAAAATCAGATAAAATATATTCTAGTTTATCAGTATATTTATACTCTATACCAACTCCATTAGCTTCTATTCTTCCATATATATTCATTGGAGATGTATTTGTTTTAGGAGAAAATAATGCTGTAAGATAAAATTTTTCTAAATATAATTTACTTGATAAAAAATAATTTAGATCATTATTATTTGAATAAGCATCAATTCCTATATTGATAAAATTTGTTTTAAATACTCCAAAAAAGCCAGAATTTTCTTTTTCAATATTTTCACTAAAATTTATTAAGTCATTTACAGCCTTATTCTTATACATTCCAAATTTAAAATTAGAATTTTCCCATACAGCTTTTAAAGAAGATAATTCTAATTGCCAATTATTGTTATCTGCTTTTAAAACAGCTTCTAAATTCATGCCGGTTTTTTTAGGATTAATAATTAAATTAAATTCATGTACAACTTCAGGATTTTTTAATGAATATTTTTCAATATCAAATTTTGATTTCAAATCAAAGGCATATGACCCACTTAATATACCGCTTTCTTGTTTTTCAGGTATTTCTATCTTTAATTTTCCATTTTCTAAAATTAATGAAAATGCCCCGTTTTTTCCACCAAAGCCATCTGGCGTATATCCCGGAGCATCTGGATCTTCCTTCCAATCAGTTCCATTAACCACAAATTTATACTGATAATCTCCAGGTGCTAATTTCAACATAATTTTCCACAATCCATTTTTACTTTTTTCCATCGGATGAGCACTTGGATCCCAATTATTAAATGATCCTGCTAAAAAAACTTTTGAAGCTGTAAGGTCTTTAAATTCAAAAACTACATTATTATTATAAATATAAACTTTTGAAAAAGAGACAATTGATACTGTTAATATAGCTAATAATATTATTATTTTTTTCATTAAAACACCTCCTAAAATCCTGTTCTAACAGTTAAAGAGATTTGTTTCTTAAATTCTTTTGAAGCACCAAAATTCCCATCTCCTAAACTTAGTAACAATTCCATATTAGAAAATCCTGTATATTTTGTTTCTAAATATAATGTTTTATACCTTTCTATTACACCATAAATATACATACCTTTTCCAAAAAAATTAAAATTACCAAAAGATTTTGATAATGTACCATATAATACTTCTGAAAAACCTCCATTATAAACAGTTGAATTTTCTATATTCACAGCATTATTACCAAAAATATACGATAGATTATAATAATATCCAAATATATTCCCATTTATATTAGAAGAAATTGAAAATTCTCTGAATTTTTTTATATTCATCCAATTATCTTCTAATCCATGTTTATAAATTGAAATATTTACATTCCCTAATATTTTCAATGGAATATTTAAAAAAATTTCTGAATCATATAAGTCATATTTATTGCTTTCAAAAGGAACCCCTATGTATAGATAATTATAGTTATTTAGAAATAAATAACTTTTTAAATATTCTAAAGAAAAGCCAGGAAAATTATAATATCCCTCAAGTGTAATGTTCAGATTCCCAATATTTAATTCATTTCTAATGCTATTGGAAAAACTATCAGGTAAATAATCTTTTTTATAACCAAAAGATAAATATTTTAAGTAAAAAGCATTATTAATATTATTGAAAATAATTCTATTACCTAAAAATACTAAATAATTATTATCTAAATACTTTTCTCCTTTATCATATGAATATCCAAATTCTCCAAAAAATTGTGTATTATCTAAATTTAAATTGAAATCAAATAATCTCCAATCATAATATATATATTTTGTAAAATATTCTCTGGAATATATATAACTATAATAGAAATTTCCCAAAGGTATTCCTCTTAAATGAGAAATAAAAAGTGATGAAGACGAATCATCTTTTTTTACTAAAAAATTTTCCGCACGAAATATGGGCAGATCGACCTTAAATATAAATCCATTTACTGCACCTATTTTTTCATTATTAAATGCATTTAACCAATCTGTTGTGTTGACACTTTTCTTTTTCAAAAGTGTTCTGAAAATATTTGAATCAAATTTAAACTCAAATTCTCCATCTGTTATATAATATTTATCATCACTACCTTTATTTAAATTTAATTCACCAGAAAAATTTGAATCATTTGGCTTAATATACAAATCTAATTTTAGACCATTATAATAGAATTGTGCAGGAGATGATTCTAAGGTATATGTCCATGATGATTCTAAATTTCCATTAATTTGAACATCAGAAAAAACTATTATTGAACTTAATAACAAAAAAATTATATATATTTTTTTCATTGTGAATCACCAACTTTCAACTCTTCAATTTCTACATAACTTATCAACGGAAAAAACTTTATTATAAACCCTGTCACATCATTTTTAAAAGTATATATTTGATTTTGTGATGAATCCGAATATACTTCTCCATTAAATATCATTTGCCATGGTTTCCAGGTTGTAGAAGCAGGAATTTTATATTCAATATTTTCTCCTTTTTTATATTCTTTATTTATTTCAATTTCAAAATGATTAGAAACTTTATTCATTTGTTCTGGTGTCCAATTATTAAAGCTACCAGCTACATACCAATTCATGTTTAACTTTGTATCATCGCCAACTCCTACACCTTTACCATTAGATAATTTATCAACATCTAAATAAATATTTATTTGATTATCTAATAAACCGGATTTTAAAACAGGAATAGAA
This is a stretch of genomic DNA from Marinitoga sp. 38H-ov. It encodes these proteins:
- a CDS encoding ribosomal L7Ae/L30e/S12e/Gadd45 family protein, with translation MNEKKVVNLLGFASRMRKIIFGKDNIKEYIRNPKRRKKFIIIASNVGESVKEDTIKRCESHKVPYILLKEYTKEDLGHALGKEEISVVGVLDENIVNGIKEVADAGGDSIV
- the infB gene encoding translation initiation factor IF-2, with the protein product MSKTRVYQLAKEFGMHAKELLNELNDLGYSLKSHMSTLEDDEVEAIRELFEEKNNEKNVEKKKSEPKEKKIENKNEKKSKEIKKEEVKKEEEIKEIKISKSELKLDVLANKLGKGQNDIIKEFFLKGKILRPGQILSEEQAEEIAMMFNALLDIVDESEEIKNEENVELSEKIDPEEKFKEFWKKIYEEKSDKLTIRPPVVTIMGHVDHGKTTLLDNIRNTRVAEKEAGGITQSIGAYQVNYDGKKITFIDTPGHEAFTEMRARGAQATDIVVLIIAADDGVMPQTIEAYNHAKNANVPIIVAINKIDKPNANVDLTKQQMVAKLNLIPEDWGGDTITVPISAKSGQGIDELLEMILLVAEMQEIKCYPEGLARGVIIESRLDKFLGPVATTIVKDGKIKVGDYFVAGNTFGKVRRMIDPNGKNVKVAGPSDPVQILGFEEVPDMHSILYGVKSLHEAKDYVEKKKALVEKVVQKRHIRLEDALKMMKEEGEQKILNIIIKADTFGSLEALKNAIAKLENPDIQLQVIHGGIGAITKSDVMLATASDAVILGFRVKADSSAVKFAERERIQIKRYDIIFNLIDDLKKALQGMLEPEEKEEITGSGEVKQVFKIKKVGTIAGIQLKEGYVERDGSVRLYRQGKLVYDGKIESLRHYKDEVKRIEAPKECGIKILNFDDISDGDEMEFYKYIQVERTIEFGKNE
- a CDS encoding isoamylase early set domain-containing protein; this translates as MKKIIILLAILTVSIVSFSKVYIYNNNVVFEFKDLTASKVFLAGSFNNWDPSAHPMEKSKNGLWKIMLKLAPGDYQYKFVVNGTDWKEDPDAPGYTPDGFGGKNGAFSLILENGKLKIEIPEKQESGILSGSYAFDLKSKFDIEKYSLKNPEVVHEFNLIINPKKTGMNLEAVLKADNNNWQLELSSLKAVWENSNFKFGMYKNKAVNDLINFSENIEKENSGFFGVFKTNFINIGIDAYSNNNDLNYFLSSKLYLEKFYLTALFSPKTNTSPMNIYGRIEANGVGIEYKYTDKLEYILSDFSDDNIQVKWIYSFFNENISLEGNFYNYLSLLVDYTLKNNTYKLEFGAKYDITNDAMILFDMHYDNLNNLGYKIGYELKKENISVKFKLGHDFENDFENYYLYINATSKF
- a CDS encoding DegT/DnrJ/EryC1/StrS family aminotransferase; amino-acid sequence: MNVPLSSASLTSLEKKILDEIFSSERLALGSYLNKFEKSVEKYFGVEHAIAVNSGTSALHLILRSLNIKENDGMLVTPFTFIASSNVALFERAHPVFIDIDPNNYNIDLEKIEKSLKDKNHPIYKRIKNLNNIKFFMGVDIFGQPLDWDKAIEICKNNKWKIIEDSCEAIGAKYKNKYVGTFGEAGTFAFYPNKQITTGEGGIIITNNEEISKLCRSMSNQGRGDSNEWLEHVRLGYNYRMDELSAGLGYAQMQRLDEILEKRNNVANNYFDLFKNEKRIVLPKIEKYTTKMSWFVFVIRLSLDWMSNLIDIPDYVKNVDLPLYIEKNNEWKKILYNIKNITYSVIDELNKNGVQSKNYFSPVHLQKFYRDLYGYKEGDYPVTELISSLTIAIPFYTEITIHEQKYVVEIIKDILDKFEK
- a CDS encoding nucleoside-diphosphate sugar epimerase/dehydratase, which encodes MKRKIQLIIIDYIIFFISYIIALFFRFQTDIIEIQKYILPIMIFPLVMVIVLYFNKIYDYVWRFATLKEIKPIIYSSFLGYIINFFIIEGLRRTLFSNLIIPITVGFITALLGSILIIFSRVWWFSKNNEKNIINVKNNISNNVSKKILIVGAGDAGVELLEEFIKHPLYGKVVGFLDDDESKIGRKIRDVKILGKTSEVMKIVEKYSINEVIIAIPSATSEQLKRIIDNIDTKKVRLKTLPGIFEILNNKVSLGFIRDVNIEDLLGRKEIKVNFDEIKYYITDNKVLVTGAGGSIGSEICRQVAALNPKELLILGRGENSIFNISKELNEKFPNLTITEIIGDITNEHRIKEIFNIFKPDVVFHAAAHKHVPLMEKNPSEAFRVNAYGTYILAKNSIDNNVKRFIYISTDKAINPTSIMGTSKRFGEIIIRALAKQSSTKFGIVRFGNVLGSRGSVIPIFQEQIRKGGPVTVTDPRMKRYFMTIPEAVALVLQAGSFANNGEVFVLNMGEPVLIDKLAREMIKLSGYIPDQDIKIVYTGIRPGEKLYEELFLDSEEFIKTDNERIFILKGNDIIELNQLNKLIEDISKGFKENDFELFNNLIEKYIPEATSKIKKDIAY